A region of bacterium DNA encodes the following proteins:
- a CDS encoding Fur family transcriptional regulator, translated as MTPDKLSRLLRDAGLKSTPKRRMVAQYLLGSGDARTVEDIHRHVRRRMATLGLPTVYRIVEELAEIGLLVRIDLGDRVVRYAACSAHGSGHHHHIVCVKCGSVGVIPRCAFHRQVKTLEQTTGFRITGHRLHVEGMCPKCQ; from the coding sequence ATGACACCCGACAAGCTCAGCCGGCTGCTGCGTGACGCCGGCCTGAAGTCCACGCCCAAGCGCCGAATGGTGGCGCAGTACCTGCTTGGTTCAGGCGACGCCCGTACAGTCGAGGACATCCACCGCCATGTACGTAGGCGAATGGCCACTCTGGGACTTCCCACGGTCTACAGGATTGTCGAGGAGCTGGCGGAGATTGGTCTGCTAGTCAGGATTGACCTTGGCGACCGGGTCGTGCGCTACGCGGCGTGCAGTGCACACGGGTCCGGGCACCATCACCACATCGTGTGCGTGAAGTGCGGCTCGGTCGGAGTGATTCCCAGGTGCGCGTTCCACCGGCAGGTCAAAACACTGGAGCAGACTACCGGATTCCGCATCACCGGCCACCGCCTGCACGTCGAAGGAATGTGCCCGAAGTGCCAATGA